In Penaeus monodon isolate SGIC_2016 chromosome 7, NSTDA_Pmon_1, whole genome shotgun sequence, the following are encoded in one genomic region:
- the LOC119575484 gene encoding protein O-mannosyl-transferase TMTC4-like, with protein MLILLDSQGLYQSAIDVADKALRHLPSEPALHFNLANTLGKLSRYEESESHFLLATNLDPGNANYWANLGVLYHRWRKYEQAEKSYLHALKLNPTLKSAQDNLNMLLKATGKIYR; from the exons ATGCTGATTCTGCTGGACTCACAGGGCCTCTACCAGTCAGCAATTGATGTGGCGGATAAGGCACTCAG GCACTTACCGAGTGAGCCAGCCCTGCACTTCAATCTGGCCAATACCCTAGGCAAGTTAAGCCGCTATGAAGAGTCTGAGTCTCACTTTCTGTTAGCCACCAACCTGGACCCGGGCAACGCCAACTACTGGGCCAACCTAGGGGTCCTGTACCACCGCTGGAGGAAGTACGAGCAGGCTGAGAAGTCCTACCTCCATGCCCTTAAGCTCAATCCAACCCTGAAGAGTGCACAGGACAACCTCAACATGCTGCTCAAGGCCACTggcaagatatatagatag